Proteins encoded together in one Flavobacterium keumense window:
- a CDS encoding CAL67264 family membrane protein: protein MGMNKNTILGWATLLMIVMGLLLIGLGAFRYDDVAGWGFAAVGVGFLANAWVFSSLKGRV from the coding sequence ATGGGAATGAATAAGAATACCATTTTAGGATGGGCAACTTTACTAATGATTGTTATGGGACTTTTGCTGATAGGTCTTGGAGCCTTCAGATATGACGACGTTGCAGGTTGGGGCTTTGCTGCTGTCGGAGTGGGGTTTTTAGCTAATGCTTGGGTATTTAGCTCATTGAAAGGTAGAGTATAA
- a CDS encoding type I restriction enzyme HsdR N-terminal domain-containing protein, with protein MQQLNFSSYSFRFKNSENKVSIFDPIRKKFIILTPEEWVRQHVVQFLMAEKNYPKSLINVEKVLKVNGLRKRYDVVVYNSDGSIFILIECKAPEVTISQSTFDQIAQYNMTLKSNYLMVTNGLNHYFCQMDFENKKYQFLTELPHYQLNRI; from the coding sequence ATGCAACAATTGAATTTTTCATCCTATTCTTTCCGTTTCAAAAATAGCGAAAATAAAGTGTCTATTTTTGATCCCATCAGGAAAAAATTTATAATTCTTACTCCCGAAGAATGGGTTCGTCAGCACGTTGTTCAATTTTTAATGGCCGAAAAAAACTATCCCAAGTCATTGATTAACGTTGAAAAAGTTTTAAAAGTCAACGGATTACGAAAAAGATACGATGTTGTGGTGTATAATTCAGATGGTTCTATATTTATATTAATCGAATGTAAAGCCCCTGAAGTGACTATTTCACAAAGTACTTTCGATCAAATTGCTCAATATAATATGACTTTGAAATCAAATTATCTAATGGTGACTAATGGCTTGAATCATTACTTTTGCCAAATGGATTTTGAAAATAAAAAATACCAATTCTTAACAGAACTACCCCACTATCAATTAAATAGAATCTAG
- a CDS encoding L-threonylcarbamoyladenylate synthase — MAEFIKIYPDKPSESAIAKVVKVLKEGGLVIYPTDTVYGLGCDITNTKALERIARIKGVKLEKANFSFICHDLSNLSDYVKQIDTATFKILKRALPGPYTFILPGSSNLPKEFKKKTTVGIRVPDNSIALEIVRQLGNPIVSTSIHDEDDVIEYTTDPELIFEKWQNLVDMVIDGGYGDNTASTIIDLSGHEPIIVREGKGNVDIL, encoded by the coding sequence ATGGCTGAATTTATAAAAATATACCCTGATAAACCGAGTGAATCGGCTATTGCCAAAGTGGTAAAGGTATTGAAAGAAGGAGGTTTAGTAATCTATCCAACCGATACAGTCTATGGATTGGGTTGTGATATTACAAATACAAAGGCGTTAGAGCGGATTGCCCGAATCAAAGGCGTGAAATTAGAGAAAGCCAATTTCTCATTCATTTGTCACGATTTGAGTAATTTATCTGATTATGTGAAACAAATTGATACGGCTACTTTTAAAATTTTAAAACGAGCTTTGCCAGGACCTTATACTTTTATTTTACCTGGAAGTTCTAATTTACCTAAAGAATTTAAAAAGAAAACTACAGTGGGAATTCGTGTACCAGACAATTCCATTGCATTAGAAATCGTTAGGCAATTAGGAAATCCAATTGTATCCACTTCTATTCACGATGAAGATGATGTGATTGAATATACGACTGACCCAGAATTGATTTTTGAAAAATGGCAAAATTTGGTAGATATGGTAATTGATGGTGGTTATGGAGATAATACAGCCTCTACCATAATTGACTTATCAGGGCATGAACCGATAATTGTCAGAGAAGGAAAAGGAAATGTAGATATACTTTAG
- a CDS encoding OmpA/MotB family protein: MKKVVIALSVLALLSSCVSKKKYAELEAKNKETQDLLNTCTVKLNSCLEEKASLAATAAALKDQNKNLMETSKEMAILSTKGAQNIEKALESIKEKDLKISRMQDALTKKDSVTLAVVTSLKSAVGLSDPDIEINVEKGVVFISIADKLLFKSGSYEVTDRAKGVLAKVAKVINDKPDFECMVEGHTDNVPYVGNKILLDNWDLSVKRSTSIVRVLTNQLGVKPSQLIAAGRSSYVPLVENNSAENRARNRRTRIVVLPKIDQFYEMVEKEMKKQQK, from the coding sequence ATGAAAAAAGTTGTAATTGCTTTATCGGTGTTAGCTCTTTTAAGTTCTTGTGTTTCTAAAAAGAAATATGCTGAACTAGAAGCTAAAAACAAAGAGACTCAAGACTTATTAAATACTTGTACTGTAAAATTGAACTCCTGTTTAGAAGAAAAAGCATCTTTAGCAGCTACAGCTGCTGCTTTGAAAGATCAAAATAAAAATCTAATGGAAACTTCGAAAGAAATGGCTATTTTATCAACAAAAGGAGCTCAAAACATTGAAAAAGCATTAGAATCTATCAAAGAAAAAGATTTAAAAATCAGCAGAATGCAAGATGCTTTGACCAAAAAAGATAGTGTAACTTTAGCTGTTGTTACTAGTTTAAAAAGCGCAGTTGGATTATCTGACCCAGATATTGAAATCAATGTTGAGAAAGGAGTGGTTTTTATTTCTATTGCTGACAAACTATTGTTTAAAAGTGGTAGTTATGAGGTGACTGACAGAGCCAAAGGAGTGTTAGCAAAAGTAGCAAAAGTAATTAACGACAAACCCGATTTTGAATGTATGGTAGAAGGACATACAGATAATGTACCTTACGTTGGCAATAAAATTTTATTAGATAACTGGGACTTAAGTGTTAAACGTTCTACTTCAATTGTTCGTGTTTTAACAAATCAATTGGGGGTTAAACCTTCTCAATTGATTGCTGCAGGTAGAAGTTCTTATGTACCATTAGTAGAAAACAACTCTGCTGAAAACAGAGCTCGTAACAGAAGAACACGCATTGTTGTGTTACCTAAAATTGACCAATTCTATGAAATGGTAGAAAAAGAAATGAAGAAACAACAAAAATAA
- a CDS encoding alpha/beta fold hydrolase: protein MKNIRTIDLFDFNLEKGKQLEHIALSYEVVGQPLGTAPIIIVNHSLTGNATVSGRYGWWNGLIGENKTIDINIYTIISFNIPGNGFEDNYEALIPNYRDFTIRDIAAIFWEGLFHLKVKNVFAVIGGSLGGAIAWEMAALQPNRIENLIPIASDWKATDKVIANVLIQDQILNNSEDPIVDARYIANLRYRNQEYVNQIFKRTNLEISSISPIEKCVFTNNKCQIAGFRLMNFLLLSNDLTRNRRDFLSIANTIKANIHLIGIEAYGLFSADENRITFLKLRKIKPNVFYHEIESSFGNDAYLKETERIAFLLKPIFKSKKTIIRNKFNYTMGNYFMNT, encoded by the coding sequence ATGAAAAACATCCGAACCATTGATTTATTTGATTTCAATTTAGAAAAAGGGAAACAACTAGAACATATTGCGTTATCGTATGAAGTTGTTGGACAACCCCTTGGCACTGCTCCTATCATTATTGTAAATCATTCGTTAACAGGCAATGCAACTGTGAGCGGACGATACGGATGGTGGAATGGTTTAATTGGCGAAAACAAAACGATTGACATCAACATTTATACAATCATATCGTTCAATATTCCAGGAAATGGATTTGAAGACAATTACGAGGCATTAATCCCTAATTATCGAGATTTTACTATCAGAGATATTGCAGCAATTTTTTGGGAAGGTCTTTTTCATCTAAAAGTAAAAAATGTATTTGCTGTTATTGGCGGTAGTTTAGGTGGAGCAATAGCATGGGAAATGGCCGCATTACAGCCGAACCGAATTGAAAATCTAATTCCAATTGCGTCCGATTGGAAAGCCACTGATAAAGTGATTGCTAATGTTTTGATTCAAGATCAAATTCTAAATAATTCAGAAGATCCAATTGTAGATGCGCGTTATATTGCTAATTTACGGTATAGAAATCAAGAATATGTAAATCAAATTTTTAAGAGAACTAATTTAGAAATTAGTTCCATAAGCCCTATTGAAAAATGTGTATTTACCAATAATAAGTGCCAAATTGCTGGATTTAGATTGATGAATTTTTTACTCTTAAGTAATGATTTAACTCGCAATAGAAGGGATTTTTTATCCATTGCCAATACCATAAAAGCCAATATTCATCTCATTGGAATTGAAGCTTATGGATTATTCTCTGCCGATGAAAATAGAATTACGTTTCTAAAATTGAGAAAAATTAAACCCAATGTTTTTTATCATGAAATTGAATCTAGCTTCGGTAACGATGCTTATTTAAAAGAAACAGAACGAATAGCTTTTTTATTAAAACCTATTTTCAAATCCAAAAAAACAATCATTAGAAATAAATTCAACTATACTATGGGAAATTATTTTATGAATACCTAA
- the holA gene encoding DNA polymerase III subunit delta, which yields MDEVVKIVNDIKARNIKPIYFLMGEEPYYIDKLSDFIEQNVLSEEEKGFNQTVLYGRDVIIDDIVSTAKRYPMMAERQVVIVKEAQELSRTIDKIESYLENPMESTVLVFCYKYKTLDKRKKATKLLAQKGIVYESKKLYENQVGDWIKRVLAGKKYSIEPKAAAMLVEFLGTDLSKINNELEKLQIILPAGSTINPQHIEENIGFSKDFNNFELLKALGSRNQAKAFHIAHYFSENPKANPLVVTTGIVFGFFVKVLKYHGLKDKNPKNVAVALGISTYFLNDYDVALKNYPMKKVSQIITSLRKIDVKSKGVGANLSQADLLKEMLYTIFN from the coding sequence GTGGACGAAGTAGTAAAAATTGTAAATGATATTAAGGCAAGAAACATCAAACCAATCTATTTTTTGATGGGAGAAGAGCCGTATTATATCGATAAATTATCTGATTTTATTGAACAAAATGTCCTTTCAGAAGAAGAAAAAGGTTTCAATCAAACGGTTTTGTATGGTCGGGATGTCATCATTGATGATATTGTTTCGACTGCTAAGCGCTACCCAATGATGGCCGAACGACAAGTAGTGATTGTTAAAGAAGCTCAAGAATTGTCTCGAACAATTGATAAAATAGAGAGTTATTTAGAAAATCCAATGGAATCTACGGTCCTGGTTTTTTGTTACAAATACAAAACCTTGGATAAACGTAAAAAAGCAACGAAATTACTAGCACAAAAAGGGATTGTTTACGAAAGTAAAAAGTTGTACGAGAATCAAGTTGGCGACTGGATAAAACGTGTCTTGGCTGGTAAAAAATACTCTATCGAACCTAAAGCTGCTGCTATGTTGGTAGAATTTTTAGGAACTGATTTGAGTAAAATTAATAATGAATTGGAGAAACTACAAATTATACTTCCGGCAGGAAGTACAATTAATCCACAGCACATTGAAGAGAATATAGGTTTTAGTAAAGACTTTAATAACTTTGAGTTACTGAAAGCTCTAGGATCTCGAAATCAAGCTAAGGCATTCCATATTGCGCACTACTTTTCAGAAAATCCCAAAGCCAATCCTCTAGTGGTTACTACAGGGATTGTATTTGGTTTTTTTGTCAAGGTCTTGAAATACCACGGATTGAAAGATAAAAATCCTAAAAATGTAGCTGTTGCTTTGGGAATTTCAACTTATTTTTTAAATGATTATGATGTTGCTTTAAAAAATTATCCAATGAAAAAAGTGAGCCAAATTATTACTTCTCTAAGGAAAATCGATGTAAAGAGCAAAGGAGTTGGTGCTAATTTGTCTCAAGCAGATTTGTTAAAAGAAATGCTATATACAATTTTTAATTAG
- the ettA gene encoding energy-dependent translational throttle protein EttA encodes MSDDKKVIFSMSKLSKTYSSSNKQVLKDIYLSFFYGAKIGILGLNGSGKSSLLKIIAGVDKNYQGDVVFAPGYTVGYLEQEPQLDDSKTVIEIVREGVAETMAVLEEYNQINDLFGLPENYEDQDKMDKLMDRQAALQDKIDALGAWEIDTKLEIAMDALRTPEGDTPIKNLSGGERRRVALCRLLLQQPDVLLLDEPTNHLDAESVLWLEQHLAQYAGTVIAVTHDRYFLDNVAGWILELDRGEGIPWKGNYSSWLDQKSNRLAQEEKVASKRRKTLERELDWVRQGAKGRQTKQKARLQNYDKLLNEDQKQLDEKLEIYIPNGPRLGTNVIEAKNVAKAFGDKLLYDNLNFTLPQAGIVGIIGPNGAGKSTIFRMIMGEEKPDAGEFTIGETVKIAYVDQSHSNINPDKTIWENFCDGQELIMMGGRQVNSRAYLSRFNFGGSDQNKKVSMLSGGERNRLHLAMTLKEEGNVLLLDEPTNDLDVNTLRALEEGLENFAGCAVVISHDRWFLDRICTHILAFEGNSEVYFFEGSFSDYEENKKKRLGGDLTPKRLKYRKLIRS; translated from the coding sequence ATGTCAGACGATAAGAAAGTAATATTCTCAATGTCAAAATTGAGTAAGACGTATTCAAGCAGCAACAAACAGGTATTAAAAGATATTTATCTAAGTTTCTTTTACGGGGCTAAAATTGGTATTCTAGGATTAAATGGTTCTGGTAAATCTTCGCTGTTAAAAATTATTGCAGGAGTTGATAAAAATTACCAAGGAGATGTTGTTTTTGCTCCTGGATATACAGTTGGTTATTTGGAACAAGAACCACAATTAGACGATTCTAAAACAGTAATCGAGATTGTTCGAGAAGGTGTTGCTGAAACGATGGCCGTTTTAGAAGAATACAATCAAATCAATGATTTATTTGGTCTTCCAGAAAATTATGAAGATCAAGACAAAATGGATAAATTGATGGATCGTCAAGCCGCTTTACAAGACAAAATAGATGCTTTAGGTGCTTGGGAAATCGATACCAAATTAGAAATAGCCATGGATGCGTTGCGTACTCCAGAAGGCGATACTCCAATCAAGAATTTGTCAGGAGGGGAACGCCGTCGTGTAGCTTTATGCCGTTTGTTATTGCAACAGCCTGACGTATTGCTTTTGGATGAGCCAACGAATCACTTGGATGCTGAAAGCGTACTTTGGTTAGAACAACACTTAGCACAATATGCCGGAACTGTAATTGCAGTAACGCATGACCGTTATTTCTTAGATAATGTAGCGGGTTGGATTTTGGAATTGGATAGAGGAGAAGGTATTCCATGGAAAGGAAATTATTCTTCTTGGTTGGACCAAAAATCAAATCGTTTGGCTCAGGAAGAAAAAGTAGCGTCTAAACGCAGAAAAACTTTAGAACGTGAGTTGGATTGGGTTCGTCAAGGTGCCAAAGGGCGTCAAACCAAACAAAAAGCGCGTTTACAGAATTATGATAAATTGTTAAATGAAGACCAAAAACAATTGGATGAAAAATTAGAGATTTATATTCCAAATGGCCCTCGTTTAGGAACCAATGTAATTGAAGCTAAAAATGTAGCTAAAGCTTTTGGAGATAAGTTGTTGTATGATAATTTGAACTTTACATTGCCTCAAGCCGGAATTGTGGGGATTATTGGGCCTAATGGTGCTGGTAAATCGACTATTTTCCGAATGATAATGGGAGAAGAAAAACCAGATGCTGGAGAATTTACTATTGGTGAAACCGTTAAAATTGCTTACGTAGATCAATCGCATTCGAATATCAATCCGGACAAAACCATTTGGGAGAATTTTTGCGATGGGCAAGAATTAATTATGATGGGCGGAAGACAAGTGAATTCTAGAGCGTATCTCTCTCGTTTTAACTTTGGCGGAAGCGATCAAAATAAAAAAGTATCGATGCTTTCTGGTGGAGAAAGAAACCGTTTGCACTTGGCTATGACCTTGAAAGAAGAAGGAAACGTTTTGTTATTAGATGAGCCAACGAATGACTTGGATGTCAACACGCTTCGTGCCTTAGAAGAAGGGCTAGAGAATTTTGCAGGATGTGCAGTAGTAATTTCGCACGACAGATGGTTCTTGGATAGAATTTGTACCCATATTTTGGCTTTTGAAGGAAACTCTGAGGTGTATTTCTTTGAAGGAAGTTTCTCTGACTATGAAGAAAACAAAAAGAAACGTTTAGGAGGGGATTTAACTCCAAAACGATTGAAATACAGAAAATTGATACGAAGTTAA
- a CDS encoding thiol-disulfide oxidoreductase DCC family protein, producing MQNLPQHKKIILFDGLCNLCATSVQFIIKRDKKDIFRFVSLQSDLGQELLQQLPISEQKIDSIILYESNKAYYYKSEAVFEIVKSIGGFFYCLLIFKWLPTAVTNTIYDYVARNRYRWWGKKEHCLVPTKGLQSKFLE from the coding sequence ATGCAAAACCTCCCTCAACATAAAAAAATCATTTTGTTTGACGGACTTTGCAACTTGTGTGCTACCTCGGTGCAATTCATTATCAAAAGAGATAAAAAAGACATTTTTCGGTTTGTCTCTTTACAATCGGATTTGGGACAAGAATTACTTCAACAGCTTCCAATTTCCGAACAAAAAATAGATAGTATTATTCTATATGAATCAAATAAAGCCTATTATTACAAATCAGAAGCTGTTTTTGAAATTGTAAAAAGTATTGGAGGATTTTTTTATTGTTTACTCATTTTTAAATGGCTTCCAACAGCTGTAACGAATACTATTTATGATTACGTAGCCAGAAATCGCTACAGATGGTGGGGTAAAAAAGAGCATTGTTTAGTTCCTACAAAAGGCCTGCAATCTAAATTTTTAGAATAA
- a CDS encoding glycosyltransferase family 2 protein, producing the protein MKIAVVILNWNGKQLLEQFLPSVVQFSKEATVYVADNASTDDSVAFVKANFPEVSIVVNPTNTGYAGGYNEALQHIDADVYALVNSDIEVTENWLQPIIKAFQNEPTTAIIQPKILDFKNKDYFEYAGAAGGYIDQYGYPFCRGRLFDTLEKDNGQYDTNQEIFWASGACFFIRSQVYNELNGFDTSFFAHQEEIDLCWRVKNKGYTIKYLFESKVYHVGGATLQQGNPKKTELNFRNSLSMLTKNLPQKDLYRILFIRMVLDGIAGIQFLLQGKIKHFWAILKAHFAFYARYSENYAKRSNFQQKEYYIVKSIVYSYFVKKIRFFNDIITLK; encoded by the coding sequence ATGAAAATAGCAGTTGTTATACTCAATTGGAATGGAAAACAATTACTAGAACAATTTTTACCTTCTGTAGTTCAATTTTCCAAAGAAGCAACTGTTTATGTTGCCGACAATGCATCTACAGATGATTCAGTGGCTTTTGTAAAGGCTAATTTTCCTGAGGTTTCTATTGTGGTAAATCCAACTAATACGGGTTATGCGGGAGGATATAATGAAGCATTACAACATATTGATGCCGATGTTTATGCTTTAGTCAATTCAGATATTGAGGTGACCGAAAATTGGCTACAGCCTATCATCAAAGCATTTCAAAACGAACCTACAACTGCCATTATTCAACCGAAGATTTTAGACTTCAAGAACAAAGACTATTTTGAATATGCAGGAGCAGCAGGAGGCTATATTGACCAATACGGTTATCCTTTTTGTCGCGGTCGCCTATTTGACACTTTAGAGAAAGACAATGGTCAATACGATACCAATCAAGAAATCTTTTGGGCTTCAGGAGCTTGTTTCTTTATTAGGAGTCAAGTGTACAATGAATTAAATGGATTTGACACTTCCTTTTTTGCACACCAAGAAGAAATTGATCTGTGTTGGAGGGTTAAAAATAAAGGATATACAATTAAGTATTTATTTGAATCAAAGGTATATCATGTGGGTGGTGCTACTTTACAGCAAGGGAATCCAAAAAAAACCGAATTGAATTTTAGGAATTCATTGTCGATGCTCACCAAGAATTTACCACAAAAAGACTTGTATCGAATACTTTTTATCCGAATGGTGTTGGACGGAATAGCAGGAATTCAATTTTTGTTACAGGGAAAAATAAAACACTTTTGGGCAATTCTAAAAGCACACTTTGCATTTTATGCTCGATATTCTGAAAATTATGCTAAACGAAGTAATTTTCAACAAAAAGAATACTATATCGTAAAAAGTATCGTTTATAGCTACTTTGTAAAGAAAATTCGTTTTTTTAACGATATAATTACGCTCAAATAA
- a CDS encoding endonuclease MutS2, with product MISITEKTLQDLQFPTVLETISAICNTDIGKEKALEITPFKDKESLMEALLQTSEYVSSFQNNNAIPNHGFDAITHEIKFLAIEDSFLEVGSFRKIANLSSTVNFLLNFLRKFHDYYPNLNNRASRVAFTKDIITMVDEVVDKYGEIKDNASPDLLNIRRDMNVVRGKVNQSFGVALTQYNSLGYLDEIKESFVQNRRVLAVLAMYRRKVKGSILGSSKTGSIAYIEPETTLKYSRELSNLEYEEKEEITRILKQLSNKIRPYLDLLIEYQNFLSDVDVIAAKAKYANKINAILPTITDERRLYFRDAFHPILYLTNAEKNEITYPQTIELQQENRIIVISGPNAGGKTISLKTVGLLQLMLQSGMLIPVHERSETFLFDRILTDIGDNQSIENHLSTYSYRLKNMNYFLKKCNKNTMFLIDEFGTGSDPELGGALAEIFLEEFYHREAFGIITTHYSNLKILANELPFATNANMLFDEKSLEPMYKLVLGQAGSSFTFEVAQKNGIPYGLINRAKKKIEVGKVRFDKTIATLQKERSKLEKTSLTLKEEETKAREESKKMETINLKIKQKLESYQELYDSNQKTIYIGQKIEDIAEKYFNNKNKKELIGEFLKIVEIENSKRKKATAKETKVIAEKKKEIIKEVTVQVEEIRAEKKAKKVKVVIEKPRPILKVGDRVRMIDGKAVGSIDSIEKNKATVNYGLFTSKVSLDELELVEAVKK from the coding sequence ATGATATCCATTACCGAAAAGACCTTACAAGATTTACAATTTCCTACCGTTTTAGAAACGATATCGGCTATTTGTAATACTGATATTGGAAAAGAGAAAGCACTTGAAATCACGCCTTTCAAAGACAAAGAAAGCTTAATGGAGGCTTTGTTACAAACCTCGGAGTATGTGTCGTCTTTTCAAAATAATAATGCGATACCCAATCACGGATTTGACGCTATCACTCACGAAATTAAATTTTTAGCTATTGAGGATAGTTTTTTGGAAGTGGGTAGTTTTAGAAAAATTGCCAACTTATCCAGTACTGTTAATTTCTTGCTGAATTTCTTGAGAAAATTCCACGATTATTATCCCAATTTAAATAATAGGGCCTCAAGAGTAGCATTCACCAAAGATATCATTACAATGGTCGATGAAGTAGTCGATAAATACGGAGAAATTAAAGATAATGCTTCGCCTGATTTATTGAACATTCGTAGAGATATGAATGTGGTTCGTGGAAAAGTCAATCAAAGTTTTGGAGTGGCTTTAACGCAATACAATTCACTAGGTTATTTGGATGAAATTAAAGAAAGTTTTGTTCAAAATCGTCGTGTTTTAGCCGTTTTAGCAATGTATCGTCGTAAAGTAAAAGGATCGATTTTAGGAAGTTCCAAGACAGGAAGTATTGCCTATATCGAACCCGAAACTACCTTAAAATATTCGCGTGAATTAAGCAATTTAGAATACGAAGAAAAGGAAGAAATTACTCGGATTTTAAAACAATTATCGAATAAAATTCGGCCGTATTTGGATTTACTTATCGAATACCAAAATTTCTTAAGTGATGTTGATGTTATTGCTGCCAAAGCAAAATATGCCAACAAAATCAATGCGATTTTACCAACAATAACCGATGAACGTCGCTTGTATTTCAGAGATGCCTTCCATCCTATTTTGTATTTGACTAATGCAGAAAAAAACGAAATAACGTATCCGCAAACTATCGAATTGCAACAAGAAAACCGAATCATCGTCATTTCGGGACCGAATGCGGGAGGAAAAACTATTTCTTTAAAAACGGTTGGTTTATTGCAATTAATGCTCCAATCGGGAATGTTGATTCCGGTTCACGAACGCAGCGAAACCTTCTTGTTTGATAGAATTTTAACTGACATTGGTGACAACCAATCGATAGAAAATCATTTAAGCACGTACAGCTATCGCTTAAAAAACATGAATTATTTCTTGAAAAAATGCAACAAAAATACGATGTTTTTGATAGACGAATTTGGTACCGGTTCGGATCCAGAATTAGGAGGAGCATTGGCAGAAATTTTCTTGGAAGAATTCTATCATCGTGAAGCTTTTGGAATCATTACAACCCACTATTCTAATTTAAAAATTTTGGCTAACGAATTGCCATTTGCTACCAATGCCAACATGCTTTTTGATGAAAAATCATTAGAGCCTATGTATAAATTGGTTTTAGGTCAAGCGGGAAGTTCATTTACTTTTGAAGTAGCTCAAAAAAATGGGATTCCGTATGGCTTAATTAATCGTGCTAAAAAGAAAATTGAAGTAGGTAAAGTACGTTTTGATAAAACTATTGCCACACTTCAAAAAGAACGCTCTAAATTAGAAAAAACGTCCTTAACACTGAAAGAAGAAGAAACCAAAGCGCGTGAGGAAAGTAAAAAAATGGAGACTATCAATCTCAAAATCAAACAAAAATTAGAGAGTTATCAGGAATTGTACGATAGCAATCAAAAGACAATCTACATTGGCCAAAAAATTGAAGATATAGCCGAGAAATATTTCAATAATAAAAATAAGAAAGAGCTAATTGGTGAATTTTTAAAGATTGTTGAAATAGAAAATTCCAAACGTAAAAAAGCAACTGCAAAAGAAACTAAGGTAATTGCTGAAAAGAAAAAAGAAATAATTAAAGAAGTGACTGTTCAGGTAGAAGAAATTCGTGCCGAGAAAAAAGCTAAAAAAGTAAAAGTCGTAATCGAAAAACCACGACCAATTCTTAAAGTGGGCGATCGTGTCCGAATGATTGACGGAAAAGCCGTGGGAAGTATTGATAGTATTGAGAAAAACAAAGCTACTGTCAATTACGGATTATTTACCTCCAAGGTAAGTTTAGATGAATTAGAATTAGTTGAAGCTGTAAAAAAATAA